Genomic window (Corynebacterium simulans):
CACCCAGCATCGGCTACGCAACCTAATAACTTCGGCGCGCAAATGCCAGCGCGCAACGGCAAAGGATTGATTAGCGGCGCAATCATCGGTCTGATTGCCGCCTTCCTCTTCCTCGCTATTGTCTTAGGCGCCGCGGCATATTTCCTGCTGCCAAAAGACATTCCAAACGCCCCAGCAGACACGGTGTCAACGCCAACCTCGACGCCAGCCTCAACTGCGCCAACGACCATGAGCGACGTTCCATCCGAAAACGTCTAAAGGGGCCCAGCAACCATAAGTTGCCAGGCCCCTCAGCCAACTAGCGCTGCGCCTAATTAGCGGCGCAACGTAATAATTCGCGATAGCGAATTAGTGGAAGAAGTGGCGAGTGCCGGTGAAGTACATGGTCACGCCGGCCTGCTTGGCGGCCTCGATGACCTCTTCGTCACGAATGGAGCCGCCCGGCTGGACGACGGCCTTGACGCCAGCGTCGAGCAGAACCTCCAGGCCATCAGCGAATGGGAAGAAGGCATCCGAAGCAGCGAAAGCACCCGCGGTGCGGTTCGCGCCGTCGGCAAGCGTGTTAGCGCGCTCGACCGCCAGCTTCGCGGAGTCAACGCGGTTAACCTGGCCCATGCCCACGCCCACAGCGGCATTGTCCTTGGTCAGCAGGATGGCGTTGGACTTAACTGAGCGCACTGCGCGCCATGCGAACTCGAGCTCAGCTAGGTCAGCATCGGACAGCGACTCGCCCGACACCAGCTGCCAGTTCTCCGGCTTATCGCCCTCGGCCTGGTAAGTATCCGGCTCCTGGCGCAGGACGCCACCGGAGATGTGCTTGATTTCCTCTGCCGGAGCCTCGTGCTCGGCAACGAGGATGCGGAGGTTCTTCTTCTCCTTGAGGATATCCACCGCGCCATCCTCGTAAGACGGAGCGACGATGACCTCGGTGAAGATGTCCTTGACCTGCTTGGCCATCTCGACGCTGACCTCGCGGTTGACGGCGATGACGCCGCCGAATGCGGAGAGCGGGTCGCACGCATGCGCGGCGCGGTGTGCCGCAGCGATGGACTCATCAGACACGGCGATACCGCACGGGTTGGCGTGCTTGATGATGGCAACGCACGGACGCTCGTGATCCCATGCAGCACGCCACGCGGCGTCAGCGTCCTGGTAGTTGTTGTAGGACATCTCCTTGCCGTTCAGCTGCTGCGCGTTAGCCAGGCCCTTGCCGGAGCCATCGCGGGTAACGGTGGCCTTTTGGTGTGAGTTCTCGCCGTAGCGCAGCGTCGTGGTGGCGCCGCCCTCGGTGAGCTGGTCCACGAACCATGCGGAGACAGCCGCGTCGTAGTCAGCAGTGTGCAGGAATGCATCGCGTGCCAGGCCGCGACGCTCCTCCAAGGTGAAGCCGCCCTTCTTTGCAGCCTCTGCGACGTCGCCGTAACGCGCCGGATCAACGACGATGGCAACGGATGGGTGGTTCTTAGCCGCAGCGCGGACCATGGATGGACCTCCGATATCGATCTGCTCAACACAGCCATCGAAGTCAGCGCCGGAAGCAACGGTCTCACGGAATGGGTACAGGTTCACCACGACCAGCTGGAATGCCTCCACACCGAGCTCTTCTAGCTGAGAGAGGTGATCCGACTTGCGGGTATCCGCCAAGATGCCAGCGTGAACCTTCGGGTGCAGGGTCTTCACGCGGCCTTCGAGGCACTCCGGGAAGCCAGTGAGCTTTTCCACTGGGGTGACGTTGATGCCAAGGTCTGCAATCTTGGCGGCGGTGGAACCGGTGGACACAATCTCAACGCCGGCAGCGTCGAGGGAGCGGGCGAGATCCTCGAGCCCAGTCTTGTCATAGACGCTAATCAGCGCGCGCTTGATCTGCTTACGGTCATCGCTCATGGTGCGGAGAAAGCCTTCCTAAAAGTCTTAGAGCTGAATCGAAATGGTTGCGTTGGCATCCTGCGCTACCTGAACGGCGCGCAAGACTTTAACGATGAGTTGGCGCTCGACCACCTTGATGCGCTCGTGCAGCGAAGCCTCATCATCATCCTGCCGAACCAAGACTGGCTCCTGGGCAATGATGCGACCGGTATCTACACCGGCATCCACAAAGTGGACGGTTGAACCTGTGACCTTCACTCCGTACTCGAGAGCGTCACGTACACCGTGTGCGCCCTTGAAGGACGGAAGCAAAGCCGGGTGAGTATTGATGGTGCGGCCTTCGAAGCAGGCGAGGAAATCTGCGCCCAGAATCTTCATGAAACCAGCTGAAACAACAACGTCTGGTTGCGCAGCTTCTACTGCGGCAACCAGACGTTTATTCCATTCGGCGCGGTCTGCGCCCATCGTTACTACTTCTGCTTCAATACCAGCGGCTTTCGCGCGCTCTACCCCCTGACAAGGAACGTCAGCAACGACCTTGACCACACGATAGTTCTCATCCTGCGCATCGATGATGGCTTGCAGGAGTGAGCCGGTTCCGGAGACCAGAACGACGATTTCAATCGGACGGGAGGTGCGGACGGTTTCGCCTTGTGGCTGATGCTGTGAAGTCACGGGACATAAGCCTAGTCCTTGTGAGGCTCCTGCGGGAATTCTTCGACAATTTCGCCGTCGATGACTTCCGCTTCTACCCCAGAATCGGCGGGCTTTGCCGTTTCTTCCGCTGCTTCTTCGGCTGCTTCTTCGGCCGATTCGTTTGCCTTTTCTACAGCTGTTTCATCAGCCTCATCATCTTCTGGAGCGTCTGCAACCGACTCCTCTTCAGGGGCACCCATTGGTTCTTCCGGCACAGACTCCTCTTCGGCCGATTCCTCACCCGTGGCATTTTCACTTGCAGCATCCGGTTTAACCGATTCCGCCACGGCGTCGTTGGAAGAGTTTGGCGCAGTTTCTTCCACTTCAGCGTCTTCCACTTCGGCTTCTTCTGCTTCGGCGTCTGCAAATGCAGCGTCCGCCGCAGCTTCCTCAGCCTTGTCGGATTCCGCGGCGGCTGCTGCCGAGGCGTTGCGGGATGCATGCCAGGCGCCGATTGCAAAGGCACAGGCAAAGCCCAATGCGATTGCCGCAAACCATAACGCCACGAGACCCGTTGCGGTCCACACGTTTAGGCCCGTTGTGCCATAGATGCCAAGCACGCCGGAAACGAAGTAGCTCAAAAGCAGGGTAAAGAAAGCAACAAAGGCACTCGCAGCGACCGCAAAGAAAAAGTTCACGTGGCGGCGTGCGCGCCAGACCACATAGATGGCCGAGGCGATCGGAACAACGAGAAGGCCCACCGCCCAAGGCGCAATGGAAGAAGGAACTACGCCCACGATTGGCAGCGGCGGCAAGGAAACCATGTGGATGCTAAACAGGCTGATGCTGCTTTCCGGGCCGAACTGGAATTCAGAACCAGACAGAATGCCGCCTGTGCCGATAACTGCGTTTGGGATATACAGAGCGCTAATCAGGTAGAGCAGGAATCCACCCAAGCCATCGATGCTCGGGTACGCATTCATCATCTCGCTCTGACGGGACCAGCCCACAATGGCGACGATGAGGCACACTACTGCCGAGGCAGCAAAAAGCACACCGAGGTAACGCAGCGCTACTTGCGCGGCGTCGACAAGCATGCGCGGCATACCGAAACGTTTGGCCAATGCCTTCCACAAGCGCGAACCCATGCCACCGGCCAGCGCCGACAGATGTAGCAGAAGCATGCGCGGCAAGACCACGAAGAAATTAGGCGGCGAGACGTCAAATACCTTGCCGGCGTCCCACAACATCAGCCACGCGATGATCGTGAGAAGCAACGGCACACCGACAACACAGCCTAAGAGGACCAAAAGATCTTTGATGCTGACCTTATGCTTGATCGCCTGACGGATCCGGCGCCCGACAATTAAGGATAAGATTCCTGCGGGCAGCAGCGGTAAAACGGAAAGCTCAATTCCGCCTGCCGAAATCGGCGCGAGGTTAAACACCATCCACGCTTCGGCAACGATCGTGGGCAGCCATGCCAAAGGCGAGCTTGTTAAAAGCAGCGCCGCCAATGCCACTGCAAGCACTACCAACACCACGACGGCGTTAGGGATTGCCACCGTCCACAGCATTCGGCGGATGCGCCCGGCCAAAGTGGTAGGCGCGGTAGCTCGACGGGCGCGCGCCTGGGAGCCAACCTTGTTGGCCACGCGTGCAGCTGGTTTGGATGAGCCGGCGCCACCGCGCCCGCGCACTTGCGCGCGCGAACGGGAAGCCGACCGCGTTTGAGGGCTGGTGTTTTTGTTCATCGCGTCCACTTTGCCATGGCCCATCGTCCATTTTGGGTTGGCGCGACGATAACAAGCTGAATTGGCGGCACTTCGCACTAACCTTAAGGTGCTAGCTCAGGCGCACAACAGCGCAATATATACTGTATGGAACGGAAAGCAACCATTAACGCTACCGTGATGACCGTGCACTCTGAGCAAACATACACCGTCTATACTGGCCAATTACGATTATCGCTAGCTCTACCTAAAGTGTGACACAAACCCTTTCAGGCCCCTGTCCAGCTAATTTCACCGAAAAGGTCGAAAAATTTCCATAACGGCTTGCTGTTATTATTTCGAGACGCTACTGTTACATCTCGTTGGTAACAGGAAGGTCACAATCCAGTAACCAACCGCCCAAAGACGTAACGCTTAATTTTTTGGTTTCTAGTGCAGGTGCGGTTGGCGGATTGTGAAGACAATGGAAGAAGAAATCATGCGAAGCAAGACTCAGCGGAACGCCGGCCGTCACCGCCAGATCGCCACCTCGCAGACTGCGAAAGGTCGTCTAGCACTGGTGACCGTCGCTGCAGGAGCTGTGTCCACCGCAGGTGTCGGTGGCGCAGCAGCTGCCAACCTTCAGGCAGACAATGCCGGCATGAAGGCGCAGACCGTCGACTACAACCTTGCTACCGAGTCTGACGCCCTGCAGGACGTTCAGAATGGCGCCCAGGCTGCCGCCAAGGAAGCTGCCGCCGCTGCCCCACAGATCCTGAACGTTGCCGAGGCAAAGCCGGTAGCAGATCTTTCTGCTCAGCTGGATAAGGCAGTTCAGGCATCTGAGGCACGTGCTGCTGCCGATGAAGCATCCCGCGCACCATCCGTCGTCCGCCCAGCCGAGGGCACTTTCACCTCCGGATTCGGACCACGATGGGGTTCCTTCCACTCTGGCATCGACATCGCTAACGCTGTCGGTACCCCAATCCTCGCCGCTATGGACGGCACCGTCATCGATTCCGGCCCAGCTTCCGGTTTCGGCCAGTGGATCCGCATCAAGCACGATGACGGCTCCATGACCGTCTACGGCCACATGCAGACCCTGGACGTTGCAGTTGGCGAGCGCGTGCATGCCGGCCAGAAGATTGCCGGCATGGGTTCAATGGGCTTTTCCACCGGTTCCCACCTGCACTTCGAGATTCACCCAGCAGGCCAGGGCGCAGTTGACCCAATCTCTTGGTTCGCAGCCCGCGGAATCAACATCTCCTAAAGCACTAGCCTTTAAAATTCCTTCTTCCCACCCTCCTTC
Coding sequences:
- the purH gene encoding bifunctional phosphoribosylaminoimidazolecarboxamide formyltransferase/IMP cyclohydrolase, with product MSDDRKQIKRALISVYDKTGLEDLARSLDAAGVEIVSTGSTAAKIADLGINVTPVEKLTGFPECLEGRVKTLHPKVHAGILADTRKSDHLSQLEELGVEAFQLVVVNLYPFRETVASGADFDGCVEQIDIGGPSMVRAAAKNHPSVAIVVDPARYGDVAEAAKKGGFTLEERRGLARDAFLHTADYDAAVSAWFVDQLTEGGATTTLRYGENSHQKATVTRDGSGKGLANAQQLNGKEMSYNNYQDADAAWRAAWDHERPCVAIIKHANPCGIAVSDESIAAAHRAAHACDPLSAFGGVIAVNREVSVEMAKQVKDIFTEVIVAPSYEDGAVDILKEKKNLRILVAEHEAPAEEIKHISGGVLRQEPDTYQAEGDKPENWQLVSGESLSDADLAELEFAWRAVRSVKSNAILLTKDNAAVGVGMGQVNRVDSAKLAVERANTLADGANRTAGAFAASDAFFPFADGLEVLLDAGVKAVVQPGGSIRDEEVIEAAKQAGVTMYFTGTRHFFH
- the purN gene encoding phosphoribosylglycinamide formyltransferase — protein: MTSQHQPQGETVRTSRPIEIVVLVSGTGSLLQAIIDAQDENYRVVKVVADVPCQGVERAKAAGIEAEVVTMGADRAEWNKRLVAAVEAAQPDVVVSAGFMKILGADFLACFEGRTINTHPALLPSFKGAHGVRDALEYGVKVTGSTVHFVDAGVDTGRIIAQEPVLVRQDDDEASLHERIKVVERQLIVKVLRAVQVAQDANATISIQL
- a CDS encoding cell division protein PerM, translated to MNKNTSPQTRSASRSRAQVRGRGGAGSSKPAARVANKVGSQARARRATAPTTLAGRIRRMLWTVAIPNAVVVLVVLAVALAALLLTSSPLAWLPTIVAEAWMVFNLAPISAGGIELSVLPLLPAGILSLIVGRRIRQAIKHKVSIKDLLVLLGCVVGVPLLLTIIAWLMLWDAGKVFDVSPPNFFVVLPRMLLLHLSALAGGMGSRLWKALAKRFGMPRMLVDAAQVALRYLGVLFAASAVVCLIVAIVGWSRQSEMMNAYPSIDGLGGFLLYLISALYIPNAVIGTGGILSGSEFQFGPESSISLFSIHMVSLPPLPIVGVVPSSIAPWAVGLLVVPIASAIYVVWRARRHVNFFFAVAASAFVAFFTLLLSYFVSGVLGIYGTTGLNVWTATGLVALWFAAIALGFACAFAIGAWHASRNASAAAAAESDKAEEAAADAAFADAEAEEAEVEDAEVEETAPNSSNDAVAESVKPDAASENATGEESAEEESVPEEPMGAPEEESVADAPEDDEADETAVEKANESAEEAAEEAAEETAKPADSGVEAEVIDGEIVEEFPQEPHKD
- a CDS encoding M23 family metallopeptidase, with the protein product MRSKTQRNAGRHRQIATSQTAKGRLALVTVAAGAVSTAGVGGAAAANLQADNAGMKAQTVDYNLATESDALQDVQNGAQAAAKEAAAAAPQILNVAEAKPVADLSAQLDKAVQASEARAAADEASRAPSVVRPAEGTFTSGFGPRWGSFHSGIDIANAVGTPILAAMDGTVIDSGPASGFGQWIRIKHDDGSMTVYGHMQTLDVAVGERVHAGQKIAGMGSMGFSTGSHLHFEIHPAGQGAVDPISWFAARGINIS